In one Rhopalosiphum padi isolate XX-2018 chromosome 3, ASM2088224v1, whole genome shotgun sequence genomic region, the following are encoded:
- the LOC132923838 gene encoding large ribosomal subunit protein mL66 → MFKTPMSGILFGASKVSTKLFVPTSGLHVTAPMKLKEIHANKVGSKLIIEGSYIPSPRKDHVIQNNSECCSLCNLGLNVKHTDVLILSQFVRPDGCMMPQRITGLCKTQQKRMSKLVSMAHKAGLMYNLAPENSKKDPTKRKLWKKYNTYFDESTIKIYESHFKTIKENIILDYMKSRKSEN, encoded by the exons atgttcaaaacaCCAATGTCAGGTATTCTATTTGGCGCGAGCAAAGTATCCACAAAATTGTTCGTGCCCACCAGTGGTTTGCATGTAACGGCACCAATGAAGCTAAAAGAGA TCCACGCAAACAAGGTTGGCAGCAAGTTGATTATTGAAGGATCATATATACCGTCTCCTAGGAAAGATCACGTTATCCAGAACAACAGCGAATGCTGTTCATTGTGCAATCTTGGCTTAAACGTCAAACACAcg GATGTATTGATTCTTAGCCAATTTGTACGACCTGACGGTTGTATGATGCCTCAACGAATTACTGGTCTCTGCAAAACTCAACAAAAGAGAATGTCTAAATTGGTGTCTATGGCGCATAAAGCAG gtttaatgtataatttagctCCAGAAAATAGTAAAAAGGATCCCACTAAAAGAAAGTTatggaaaaaatacaatacttacTTTGACGAATCTaccattaaaatttatgaaagccatttcaaaacaattaaagAAAACATTATACTTGACTATATGAAATCAAGAAAAtcggaaaattaa
- the LOC132923839 gene encoding small nuclear ribonucleoprotein Sm D1-like — protein MKLVKFLMKLSHETVTLELKNGTSVHGTITGVDVAMNTHLKTVKMTMKNNQPVLYETLSIRGNNIRYFILPDSLTLETLLVDDVPKSRVNRSGRGIHGGPGRSRGRGGPRGRGSRGGPRGGGSRGRGGPPRR, from the exons ATGAAATTGGTCAA gtttttgatgaaattaagTCATGAAACAGTGACATTAGAACTGAAAAATGGCACCAGTGTTCACGGAACCATTACag gagTTGATGTAGCTATGAACACTCATTTGAAAACAGTGAAAATGACTATGAAAAATAATCAGCCAGTGCTTTATGAAACACTTAGTATTCGTGGCAACAATATACGGTACTTCATTTTACCTGATTCACTAACCCTAGAAACACTACTAGTTGATGATGTACCGAAATCAAGGGTAAATCGTAGTGGGCGAGGAATTCATGGAG GACCTGGGAGAAGTCGTGGACGTGGAGGTCCAAGAGGACGAGGAAGTCGTGGAGGACCTCGCGGAGGTGGAAGTCGTGGACGTGGTGGACCACCTCgacgttaa